In the genome of Myripristis murdjan chromosome 21, fMyrMur1.1, whole genome shotgun sequence, the window CAACTTTGAGGTGATCGACGGGCTGCTCTACCGTAAGAAGCTGGAAAAGGGCTTCATCAACTACCGGGAGGTTTTACACGAGGACCGGAGACACGAAGCGATCTCCACCTTCCACCGGAGGCGGCCCGGCCTGCGCCACCTCTCCCTGGAGGAGACCTACAAATGCGTGGCTGAAAACTACTGGTGGGAGGGTAGGAACATCATTGCTTGCCTTACATCTGGCTTCATATGATATCATGTGGTCCTATGACATGCTGCTATAAAGCGAGGGTTGCTGGGATTTCTCACAAATCTGGCTTGTGGCTCCCCTCTAgttgttgttttccctctctgAGCAACAGGGTTTAGTTTATTCCTTCATGCCAGGAAGTGTAAACACATCCACACTCTAATGATTTAATCAGTCAGAGATTAGGAGACTGTGTGGATGTCTCAATCAGAGATGAGTGAAGGCTTTAATCATGGGCCTGGCTAATCCTTGGCTTCTCATGGTGTTTGTATTATTGTTTCCCCTGCAGGTATGTATTTCCAGATAAGAGACTTTGTCCTGGGCTGTCCAGAGTGCCCGAGGCAGTGCAGCCAGAGATCGCAGGTAAGTGCGGCCAGCCAGAGCCACAGAGCAGTTGTCCTGACAAGTAGTACTACCTTGAGCTAATTTTGCCTCGTGCCTCTTTCCACGGCTCCTCATGTCCTCCGCGGTTTTATCAAGCGCCTGCTTTTTCTGCACCTCACACGTTTCAATTCACACTtggtctcactctctctctcgcgcttaCTCAGTCCCACTCGCACGTACGGATGGGTTGCACAAGAGTCTTCTCACACATTATACTCCTCTCTGACGAtgtccccctctttctctgtcccctttcctctctcgctccctgtcCCTCAGGATCCGGGCGGCGGAGGGCGTGTCTCGAAGACGATGACGTCCCACGGCGATTACATGTTGAGTAAGCTGAGGAGCCAGCGGGAGGCGGGGCTGTTCTGTGACATCACGCTGCGGACAGACGGACGATCCTACTCGGCCCACAGAGCTGTGCTGGCGGCGGTCAGCGAGTACTTCCAGGAAATCTTTACAGAGATGGACTCCAGTACAAAAACAGACGTTGATCTCACCGGTAGGACACAGGGCAGATGCCTAGACACCAACTGCAACTTCGCAGCATAGGAGCTTTTCGTCTGATATGTGGAGCAAAGCTTACCCTGATTAAAGCAATTTGTTACTTTCTAAGTCTCCTCCCTCATGTTTATTCTTTGTTCCCCCTCGTCTCGTCGTCTCTCTGATCCTGTGTTTACCACGATGCTCTTTAATCTCACTCACTCATTGGCCAGGGTTGTGCATATCTAATTAAAGGCTCCCCTGTCTCTCAGGTTTCAGTGAGGAGAGCTTGCTGTCCCTGCTGGATTTCTCCTACTCCtccactctgtgtgtgcgtcagGAGGACTTGCCTGAGGTCAGTGCCATGGCCCGCCACCTGGGCATGTGGCCTGCTGTGGAAGCCTGCTCCGCCCTTCTGAAAGAACAGGAGCAGCCGCCCTCTCGCTGCCCCAAGACGGAGAATCCAAGCCATCGTTTCCCCTCAGCCAGCGGGGGTCCCCGCCACGAGCTTCAGCACCagcagagggaaaagaaaaggaggaggatcTCGGCAGGAGAAGACAAGGTGAACCATGGCTTCAGTCTGACGCTGGATGCATCAGACGAGTCTTTGGAAGAGAGTCCCAAGCGCAATTTGCGTGGACCGCCGAGACTGCAACCGCAAGGCCACAATGGTCTTCCTCTCAGTCCCACACACAGGATGAAGCTCATGGACTTCAAATCTCCCTCTTCCAAGAAGAACACGGCCACCCGCAACTCCTTATCTACCCCACAGTCACGAAATTGTGCCACCTTGTCTCCATCAAATACCCGTCTTCTCCGCTCCACTCCTGGCGCTGCCCAGGAGGTTCAGAAATTGCTTCCCAGGCCAGAGAGCCCTCGGCGAAACAAAAAGTCTCACTCCATCCCCCTTCCTCCCTGCACCTCTAGACAGAGGCCCGGTTCTGTGTGTAACCCAGTCAGAGTAAAACAGGAAGTTGAGGAGTtgggagaggatgaagaggactACGCTCGAGCGCAGGAGAAATACAGGCTCATGAGCGTCCTGGGGCTGCAGAGGACTGCCCTCCTTCCCAGACCGGAAGATCTGATCGGCTGGAGACAGAAGAAGCGCTTGAGGAAGTTAAAGGCCAACAACTACTCACTAACCAAACGGCGGAAACCCCGCACCCCAGCCCCAGAAGTAACATTTGGAGATCTGCCATTATCCCTTCCCCTGTGTAACCCCGTTAACACTCGCCTGATCAGCAGGGTCATCAAGACTGAGCCTGCGGGTCCAGTCAGCATTGATGAGATAAGGGTGAAGAGGCCAAGGTCCACCCCAAGACCCATCCCGCCAAGTGACAGGAGCATGCGGAGTAAAGGGACATTACCAGAGATGCTCCAGCCTTCGTCCAGGCCTTCCTTTGGGGGTAGGGAGCTCAGGCGCTCAGTAAGGAGGGGTAATAgtgcccctcctccctcccagtCCACTCCTCGCCACGCCAACTCCAAAGCCCTGGCAAGGAAAACAGTCAGGATTAAAGCAGAACCGGCTGAATATTCCATCTCAGGCACCCCTCTTCCGACAAACAGCCGCCGCCGTCACACACCTCGCAGTCTGCCGCCCCCGCTGAGGTCACAGGCCAGAAGTAAGGTGGCAGCGGAGACGGTCAAAACGTTGCGGTACAACAGCGGGCGACCGGTGACAAAGGCCAAGCTTAGGCGGAACACCACGAGGGAGCCTGACAAGACACAGTGGAAAACCCCCAGAAGAGAGGTCACGGACACGAGCCCAAGAGTTCATGATAACGAATCTATTGGGCTCCAGATATCTGACCATGTGCCTCCACCATCCATCTACAACCACCCTCTGTATAAGGTCATTAAAGAGGAGCCAGCAGACCCCCTGCCAGTGGCTGGCCCCTTCCCTGATCCTCCGTCACCAGATCTGGGCAAACGCCAGAGCAAACCCCCCATCAAACTGCTGGACCCAGGCTTTCTCTTCAGCTTCTGCCGGCCGGCGGGGGGGCCCATGGCCGTagtgaagagggaggaggagactgTGGATATCTGCCTGACACGCTCCGTGTCACAGGTGCGAGAGAAATTTGGAGCTGAGGAGCCCCCGCACAGGGCACTGAGAGCAAGAGGAGGGTCCCACACCGTGCCTCAGGtgaagagggagacagaggagaggagtgtgagCCAAAGCAGAGTCCAGAGGGCCAAGTCAAAATCCCACAGCAGTGCTCTTCATCTGGCCAAATCTACAGGGTCAAAGACCGTGCGGACCATGCCAAAGGTAGAGAGCAGTGGGGTGGGGaataatttgtgtttctgtagCTGTAAAAACCTACCTGGATGAAGTTAGTTCTTTGTTAAAGGTAACCTAACCTCACCCTATTTTAGAAGGCAGCAGGTCTGATTTCAGCTTTAGCCATGCCAAGAGTTATATATAATtaaccacctttttttttcttttttttttgagcattaTACACTATTCAATTGGCCTCATGAAAACGTGTCATAACACcaatttatgtatgtatgtcattGTATTTTGATCATATACTTACACAGTAATATTGTGTATTGTGtcttaaggctcatttatgctcccaTTATGTACAAAAATAAGTACGTACATTTCAAACAATGGAATTGTCACTGCCCACATACTTCCATGCGTCCTTTGTGTTGGCGTGAATAATGTACCTGCTACTAAGAGGCAAAAGGGGAGGTAGCGTCATAGACGGCGGTGGTCTGTGTggacattaaacacatcacgacAGGACGGAGAATTCTTTTCACTAATATTATCAATTTTTAAGATTTCCTCCTCAGGTCTTGCTCAGACGGGTCTCACTTGAAGTGTTGGTTAGATTGCCCCCACGATTTTGTGGCACTGCTCTGTTTTGTCCATATCCGTGAGCTTTCTCACGGAAATGAATACAGAGTACTGACAGAAGGCTCCATCCATATCCATATGTAACactgagcataaatgagcctttaccTGCTTACAGATATGATGTGTCTGATATGTTTACATTTGAGTTAATTGTGTTCCATGTGGAAATATGGAATTATTGCGTTTGACTTTTTCCTCTAtcttcttcttgtgtgtgtgcagcagcaagGCAAATGCCTCCCTCTTAGCGGCAAGAGGTGTGTCTTGCTTGAGTCCATCCGCCGGGCGAGGCTAAAGCAGCTTCGGGGGCCCCGTAGTCAGGCCCCCAAGGCCCCAAAGGGTGCCCATGCCTGTCCTCAGTGCCACACCTCCTACAGGGACTGTGATGCTCTCATCATGCATCGCCTCAGGCACATCGAGGGCAAGCACTGGCCATGTCCGGTAAGTCACGGAGGCCACAAAGGGCACCTGGAGCCACTTGGCTCTGTATGTAGGCATTGTCACTTCACTGCAGGAACATGTTTGAGTAACCAGAAAGCCTTGCTCCTGTGTGCACCAGTGGAACAGGCTGAGTCCCTGGGCCCTATAATGCTCACCTTCATTTGCGATTGCACGCCGTGTCACAGTTGATCTGCATTTCTCCACACAAAAGCACTTTCCTCTTCTCAGCTCTTGCTTTTCTAGCACCTTCAGTCTCATTTCAGACCCCCACAAGTCTCTTCTCCAAAACCAAATTTAACATCACATTGGCACACAGGCAAATAAGCATGAACGTAGCAACAGTTTTGACATCTTCAGTGTTTAccattttgcttttgtcagtTACTTACAGAATGACTAGAGAATTCCTAATTATTAACATAAAGGTCACTGTTCTTGTGGtgtaaaaacaaagacactagtgaggggcgatatggactaaaaattttatcacgataatttctggcatttattgcgataacgataaaagtgacgataaaaaatataaaacaattcaactccatctttttgactacaaatctatcaccgcattcagtcttgagaaccccacaaatactgctcaaaaataatacttactgtagtcaaatacgctactaagctataccaattaagtttaagtagtacacctgtactgcatcctttgtaatcaccgcttttttgcaaactttgcatatgacagatgtttgctccacgtcagacttactgtagccaaaccagttccagataatcgagctggagcctcgtttagcaacgagctcttcactatcagccccgccttccgccatgcttgttattgtgctacacgcgtgagctgccggctgccagctgcgagtgcgttgcgcacgtaattacgtcatcaacaggagtttatcgttattatcgcgagatgacatattcttaccgtggggaatttttttgacgatatatcgcaaacgataacatatcgcccatccctaaaAGACACATTAGAGCTTAGGGTGCTTTTCAGGAGCAAGACCCAGGAACCTAGGCACtgaaactttttaaaacaaaaagtccGATGACACCTCATCCATATCTTCTGTGTAATTCCAGTTTCTCTCCCGGTTTCAAACcatctctgtttgtttctgttccgTGTTTTGCTTCCTCTGTTTGGTTTAGCTCTGCAGCAAGACGTTCTTTCGACTGAGGAATGTGCGGAACCACATCCGCACCCATGACCAGAAGTTGTACAAATGCCGCAGCTGTATCGCCGCCAGCGCCTCCTGAGGGGTGCTCACCGGCCGGCGGGAGACCGAGGTGGGTGCAAGTGATGGCGTGCAAGGCTCTGAGCCACTGTCTTCCACTGTCACTCTCTACAGACTTTAGTCAGGATCGGTCTGTTGATAAAAGCCTACTGTGATCACAGGGGTTCACTATCAGTACTGATCCTTGGGAGCAGCGTGTCAGAACATTTCTTTACAGTCGTGTTTATTTTCCAGGGTGAAGCCTGTCAGAGTCTTGAGATCAGCGAgcaagatggagagggaggcaCGCGGTCGATCAGCAGCTTGTACATACAAAGCATctgtcacacacaagcacaacagTCTGTGGGAAGGCATAATTACTCTGATTCTAATCATTGCAGTTGTCAGTGATTGCTAATTGTTATTTAAATAACCAAACCAAGGTTCCTGTTTGCATTCTGGTAGCTACAGGGGTTAAACTTGGACGTTACACTCAGGGGGCGGGGAACTGTGATGCCACGGTGTAAAGTGTCGAAACATCACAGTTGtgtacaaaaatgaaatgcaaaatgatTGTGATGATaattattactactacttaTTACTatcttatttttctatgtatagATGATTCTCGAGTGCACTTATATTATAGCTTATGTTGTAAACCTAAGAAACGGTAATGAAATTGAAGGTTGGAGTCCACGGTGGGAATACTTGAAGTGATGCTGGAGCTGGAGGGAATACTTGAAGTTGGAGGCCGTCTCATGAGCGAGACGGCCCTGTGGGTGTTTCAGTGGGTGTCCCCTAGTCTTTGTCCTTTGGTGTTCAGATTAAGTATGACTTGgctagtctctctctccctccctttgtATTGATCTGCTAGTCTCACTTTAGTCCAAGATTtcggggggaggggggttgacGGGGTTAATATGACGACAccgctgcatgtgtgtttgcaggttcATTGTAATCCACTGTCTTTTGTAAGGCTGCcggttttaaagaaaaaaaaaaaaagggaaaactcGTCTGATTTTGATGTGAATTTCGGAGTAGTAATCAACACAACTGTGTCATAACAGGCATTTTATTGATCTTTTCTCCCACTTTAATCCAAGACAAGGCACTTGTCTTCCttgttatatttcatattttccctcCTACTGAATAAATGCAATGTGTGCACATAAAGAGACATTTTAATATGTTTCACAAGTTGATTTTAGAAATAACTGAACATTGTCCCTTGTTATCTGTaaaaagatactgaataaattTTTGCCTTTTATATCCTGTTATTCTTGCCTTAATTTAATATTCTTTGATGGGTACTGCAAGCTTTAATTATGAAATGAATGACAAATTTCTTGAGCAGAAATCTATTAATGAATCAAAGAGTCGTGCAGGCATGCAGAGTCGAGTTAGATTTAATTTAGAAAAACAATCTATTTTGAAGAGGCATTTATATCAGGTTCATCACTGGATATCTCTAAAGTGAAGAGGATCCAGACTCTTgacgattattattattattgttattttccaCTATTGCCATAATTTGtttataattcattttgtgCTAGTAAACTAACTTTTTATACAATGGGTTACTGATTTTTAGAATGAAACATAAGCTGTTCATATATACTATGTGCTTTGTCATTTATTCAAAGAGGAAAACTAGTTACTGAATATTCCTTATCTTACTTTTCGTTGCCCACATGCTCTCCTCATGCAAATACCACACTAGTGATGTGAGAATGgactgatgtgttgatgtgcCTCAGCGCTGCATTCATCCAGTCAGGAGGAGAATGAGCAGGCCAGTCTGGATAGGTTATGATGTAGAAGGAAGAGCTTTAAGCATGAATCATTTCTTTGCATCCTTTCTCCTTGACTCATCTGGAGCACAAATGGAGCTCTAGGCTTCTTTGTGCGCTCTCGAATTTATTGTGCAACAGGAGAAAATGCATATAATGTAAAGACCCACTCAATCCATTCAACTCGTGATCACGATGCAGGTTTCATTATGAAAATTTCATTGGAACAAACTTTCAtaatccctgaggggaaattgggtcatttCAGACTCAAAGAGGAACAAGCAACATGTAGGAAGTGTAGGATACAGCAAAGGGGGGAAACATGTAGATACAATGTAGATTACAATGttacaatgtgtgtgttacaaatatatacacacatctcTAACTGACAATTTAAAAACTAGAATGAGTGAAGTCAATATGCATGCATTTTAGCATTTATTATGGAATTGAGCCTTATTATTGAGCTTTATTATGTTATCCTGACTATTCCTTTTATCTAAGCTCTTAAGGCGGAGAGTTGGTcgctttttaatatttaagtgtcaaataaatttaatcagtcagtcaaaaaaacagcagcagtagtggaGATAAAACCTAATTAGGCCAAAAAGGAGAAATAAGAATTCCTAAAACACGAGAACGTACCGAAAACTGTAaaagtaatgtaaaaaaaaaaaaaaaaaaaatcaacatacacacaaatgagaGGAAAGCAAATtacagcatgcatgcatgatgttcaaaatgtgtGAGAGGGTCTACAGAGGTCCAGATGGATATGTCACCTTATCACTTAGATTCAAATCATAGAGGTGGATTACATGCATAAAACAGAACATGCAGATtggattagaaaaaaaataataaaaaaaataaaatcaaaatgaaaaactccACAGGTGCCAGTACTGTATGTATAGAAGTGTCACTGTGCCAGGAACAATTTGCATTGTTGCTTATTCTCATCATCACTATTATaatcaaaacatattttattatgaGTTAATGTCAGCTACAGATATGCACAGACCAGAAATAGTGCAAGCAAATATTGAGACtggtaaaacaaaattatgtgAAAAAGCAGTCCAGGATAGTTCAGCATGAGTGAGCTGCTTGACTGTAAAGTGGATGAAGACCGGGGTCATTTGGGCAGGAGCTATTGCACAGTCTGCTGGCTGTCAGCACAAAAGGCTGAAGGGGCTTCTTAGCTGTATCAGCTCATCATACGCTGGGCGGGACGTGTTGCCTGAGCTTGATCCTCCCCTCAGCTACTGTCTCCCAGTCCCGTGGCAGAGCCAGCCTTTACCAGTTTTTGTTTGGCGCTCCTGCTTCCCACAGGGTGGCATAGCAAGTAAACCCCCCCTCCACTCCCAACCAAAGGATCCACACTGAAAGCCCCGTGTTGGCAAGCATCTGGCCtgttgaagtgtctttgagcaagtcACTGAATCCCCACCAGCTCTGCAACTGATACTTGGCTCTCACCACGCTGCAAAGGGGGAGGCAAGCCAGAACAGAAGTTCTCTACTAAATAAAGAATCATATTAATTTGCATCACATTACTGGTCCACTTCTAAAATGACACTGAACGCCAAGCCTGTCGAGCGCACAGAGCAGTGCGTCTTGTGTgaagggagggaagaaggagaaaCGTCTTTGTTAACGCCATTGCAAGAAAACACCACGTTCTAGTCTACAATTTGTTTCCCAGCCTTTGAGGTTACTTGCTGAAACAAAATATCCCCATTCCCTTTGTTGCCAACAGAACTGACTTGGTAGCTTGCTGCTCTTTCAAGTAAAGAACCAAACCTTTTGATATAATATTGCAAAGGTTTTGCGTTGGTTCCTACCCCCTCCCTTCAAGCCTCTCTTGCCTCTGATCTGGAAAACATGCATGAGCTGCTTCACCAAGCCAGCAGTACCTGAACCTAACACTAGATGACAGCCTGCACTAGTAGATGACAACTGACTCCTTAGTAACaataaaattataatgcaaaatgGTTCCAGCCACATCAACCCTTGGCACTGGAAACCTCCAGACACCCCCAGCGTGCACTACTTAAGGGAAGAGTGTCGATGATGTGATTATGGTGTCGCTGAAAAGGCTGCCTTGACTACTGGGTAAGGAAATGCAATTGTTTTAATTGATGCAAGGGTATTTGATTGCATCTGACTGGAttttaaaacaggaaataataataataataataacagtaataataaaaaatagtaatatTAAGACTGATGCTAACTTGAGAAGTTCAAGCGCTCTTTGCTCTTGAGAGGGTGACCCCTTCTCTGACCTGCGGCTTTCAATGAGTTGTCCTTGCTTGTAGGAATGGTGTCAAACAAGCAAAGTGCAATACACAAGGGTGATATGGCCATGCTGGTGCATTATTTAGACCCTGCCTCGTACCAGTAACAGTGTGCTGGAACGTGCAACGATGAATGAAAAAGAAGGACTGGAAAAGTATTCTGATGTTAACTCCATAATACCGTTACGGGCTGGCAAACCCCTGCAGCAGCGTTTGGGGGCCCTCGGTGTACTTTTTCAAATTCATAGGCTTACTTGGGTTACCCTTGTCCTACCAGCGGCTGCATATGTAGGCTTATGTGAGTTTAGGGAGCCATGGAGAGTACGCCCAGGAACAGCTGACAATTTATGCTAGTGGGGCCCCCACATTctcagagagagtgagtgagagagagagtgagagagagagagagagagagagagaagggggagggaggagaggggaggggagaggagaggagggggaaaagaaGGGGGAATAGAGAGAGTGGAAAGGGTAAGGAGTGAGGTTGGGTGGGAGGTGAGGAGATTGTAAGGGGGGGGTTGCCATGAGGGAGAAAGCGAGGGGgggaaccagagagagagagagagagaaagcgagagagggagaaagagagagggaaagggaggctGTCTTGTTTGTAGCTTGTCAGCAATTGCTTGAGACAAGCTTCCCCTCCATGTGTGAAAGCTACTTGGCAGGAATGCTTGGACTGTACCAAGTGCGGCCAGCCGAGAGGGGGGTTCCACCAGAGGAACAGACCCGGATTGAGCAGCCAGTGTGTGGCTGAAGTAATCCTTCAGCGGTGTCGGCTCTTTGATgttgtatctttgtgtgtgtatgtgtgtgtgtgtgtgtgtgtgagcgtgcatgtgtgtctgtgtgtgtgtgtgtgtgtgtgtgtgtgagtggtgagtggggagaggagggagggagcgctGTGTGGGTGTGAATGGGGCTGG includes:
- the LOC115379732 gene encoding uncharacterized protein LOC115379732 isoform X1 encodes the protein MAGDCTYNNAHYGNTETFCPSKLWSDGDGAAAGEMDSVGNLKGRGPTPRSPNFEVIDGLLYRKKLEKGFINYREVLHEDRRHEAISTFHRRRPGLRHLSLEETYKCVAENYWWEGMYFQIRDFVLGCPECPRQCSQRSQDPGGGGRVSKTMTSHGDYMLSKLRSQREAGLFCDITLRTDGRSYSAHRAVLAAVSEYFQEIFTEMDSSTKTDVDLTGFSEESLLSLLDFSYSSTLCVRQEDLPEVSAMARHLGMWPAVEACSALLKEQEQPPSRCPKTENPSHRFPSASGGPRHELQHQQREKKRRRISAGEDKVNHGFSLTLDASDESLEESPKRNLRGPPRLQPQGHNGLPLSPTHRMKLMDFKSPSSKKNTATRNSLSTPQSRNCATLSPSNTRLLRSTPGAAQEVQKLLPRPESPRRNKKSHSIPLPPCTSRQRPGSVCNPVRVKQEVEELGEDEEDYARAQEKYRLMSVLGLQRTALLPRPEDLIGWRQKKRLRKLKANNYSLTKRRKPRTPAPEVTFGDLPLSLPLCNPVNTRLISRVIKTEPAGPVSIDEIRVKRPRSTPRPIPPSDRSMRSKGTLPEMLQPSSRPSFGGRELRRSVRRGNSAPPPSQSTPRHANSKALARKTVRIKAEPAEYSISGTPLPTNSRRRHTPRSLPPPLRSQARSKVAAETVKTLRYNSGRPVTKAKLRRNTTREPDKTQWKTPRREVTDTSPRVHDNESIGLQISDHVPPPSIYNHPLYKVIKEEPADPLPVAGPFPDPPSPDLGKRQSKPPIKLLDPGFLFSFCRPAGGPMAVVKREEETVDICLTRSVSQVREKFGAEEPPHRALRARGGSHTVPQVKRETEERSVSQSRVQRAKSKSHSSALHLAKSTGSKTVRTMPKQQGKCLPLSGKRCVLLESIRRARLKQLRGPRSQAPKAPKGAHACPQCHTSYRDCDALIMHRLRHIEGKHWPCPLCSKTFFRLRNVRNHIRTHDQKLYKCRSCIAASAS
- the LOC115379732 gene encoding uncharacterized protein LOC115379732 isoform X2, translating into MAGDCTYNNAHYGNTETFCPSKLWSDGDGAAAGEMDSVGNLKGRGPTPRSPNFEVIDGLLYRKKLEKGFINYREVLHEDRRHEAISTFHRRRPGLRHLSLEETYKCVAENYWWEGMYFQIRDFVLGCPECPRQCSQRSQDPGGGGRVSKTMTSHGDYMLSKLRSQREAGLFCDITLRTDGRSYSAHRAVLAAVSEYFQEIFTEMDSSTKTDVDLTGFSEESLLSLLDFSYSSTLCVRQEDLPEVSAMARHLGMWPAVEACSALLKEQEQPPSRCPKTENPSHRFPSASGGPRHELQHQQREKKRRRISAGEDKVNHGFSLTLDASDESLEESPKRNLRGPPRLQPQGHNGLPLSPTHRMKLMDFKSPSSKKNTATRNSLSTPQSRNCATLSPSNTRLLRSTPGAAQEVQKLLPRPESPRRNKKSHSIPLPPCTSRQRPGSVCNPVRVKQEVEELGEDEEDYARAQEKYRLMSVLGLQRTALLPRPEDLIGWRQKKRLRKLKANNYSLTKRRKPRTPAPEVTFGDLPLSLPLCNPVNTRLISRVIKTEPAGPVSIDEIRVKRPRSTPRPIPPSDRSMRSKGTLPEMLQPSSRPSFGGRELRRSVRRGNSAPPPSQSTPRHANSKALARKTVRIKAEPAEYSISGTPLPTNSRRRHTPRSLPPPLRSQARSKVAAETVKTLRYNSGRPVTKAKLRRNTTREPDKTQWKTPRREVTDTSPRVHDNESIGLQISDHVPPPSIYNHPLYKVIKEEPADPLPVAGPFPDPPSPDLGKRQSKPPIKLLDPGFLFSFCRPAGGPMAVVKREEETVDICLTRSVSQVREKFGAEEPPHRALRARGGSHTVPQVKRETEERSVSQSRVQRAKSKSHSSALHLAKSTGSKTVRTMPKQGKCLPLSGKRCVLLESIRRARLKQLRGPRSQAPKAPKGAHACPQCHTSYRDCDALIMHRLRHIEGKHWPCPLCSKTFFRLRNVRNHIRTHDQKLYKCRSCIAASAS